One part of the Deltaproteobacteria bacterium genome encodes these proteins:
- a CDS encoding serine protein kinase, which produces MAERNTSEKGSTEQSKAVNQFQAIIEKDRENRQQSKWKGNFLQYLDVVKQDGSITRLAHSRMYEMIKSAGIEEINIEEDPKLLRIFKNQKLRQFNFFTEKFYGMEGTLAAVVRYFHSASLKGEESRQVLYLVGPVGSGKSSLVEELKNGLESLAPFYAIEGCPMQEEPLHLVPRHLRREFEKMLDITIEGDLCPVCRYRLKSEFKGKWEEMPIVTMEFSRRARRGIGVVPPVDPNNQDTSVLIGSEDISKLDLYSEGDPRVLDLSGALNIGNRGMVEFIEVFKNETEYLHAMITATQEKSIPAPGRHGMIYVDTVILAHSNEAEWKKFKADHTNEAILDRIVVVKVPYNLRLSEEVKIYRKIIRQSNFTADIAPHTIELASMFAILTRLEPTNKCDLITKLKLYNGEEVVEKGKTKKIDVQELRDEAKREGMDGISTRFIMKALDNALSDNIEHNCIHPLNMRESLINMVKAADLPEDTKKSYLEILRDTIHKEYLEILEKEITKAFVYSYQEQAEALFQRYLDHAEAYVTKTKVKDRNTKEELNPDEPFLKSIEEQIAIVGTAADGFRQEVIAYLWSIGRRGEKIDFESYEPLKEAIEKKLMTSVRDVSRIITRATTRDSEQSEKYNAMVQQMIANGYPPSCVDVILKYAANHLWKD; this is translated from the coding sequence ATGGCAGAGCGAAACACTTCAGAAAAGGGTTCAACCGAGCAGTCGAAGGCAGTTAACCAATTTCAAGCAATAATTGAAAAAGATAGAGAGAACCGACAGCAAAGCAAGTGGAAAGGCAATTTCTTGCAGTATCTCGACGTCGTAAAGCAAGACGGCTCTATCACCCGTTTAGCTCACTCCCGGATGTACGAGATGATAAAATCCGCAGGAATTGAAGAAATAAATATCGAGGAAGATCCTAAACTGCTTAGGATTTTTAAGAATCAAAAATTGCGACAATTTAATTTCTTTACTGAAAAGTTTTACGGCATGGAGGGCACACTGGCCGCGGTGGTGCGGTATTTTCACTCGGCCTCACTTAAAGGCGAAGAGAGCCGACAAGTTCTCTACCTCGTAGGGCCAGTTGGTTCGGGCAAAAGCTCGCTAGTAGAGGAGCTAAAAAATGGACTGGAATCATTGGCTCCTTTTTATGCAATCGAAGGATGCCCCATGCAGGAAGAACCACTTCACCTAGTTCCTAGACATTTGCGAAGGGAATTTGAAAAAATGCTCGACATAACCATCGAGGGAGACCTATGCCCGGTTTGCCGCTACCGCCTAAAGTCCGAATTTAAGGGGAAGTGGGAGGAAATGCCCATAGTGACAATGGAATTTAGTCGGCGTGCGAGAAGGGGAATTGGCGTCGTTCCGCCAGTAGACCCAAACAACCAGGACACTAGTGTGCTCATAGGAAGCGAGGATATTTCGAAGCTAGACCTCTATTCAGAGGGAGATCCGCGAGTGCTTGATTTAAGTGGAGCCTTAAACATTGGCAATCGCGGAATGGTAGAATTCATTGAGGTTTTTAAGAACGAAACCGAGTATCTCCACGCAATGATTACCGCAACTCAGGAAAAATCCATCCCCGCACCTGGTCGACATGGAATGATCTACGTCGATACGGTAATCCTAGCGCACTCCAATGAGGCGGAATGGAAGAAGTTTAAGGCCGATCACACTAACGAAGCTATTCTCGATAGAATCGTCGTCGTCAAAGTGCCGTATAATCTTAGGCTTTCTGAGGAAGTGAAGATTTACAGAAAAATTATTCGCCAGTCGAATTTTACGGCAGACATTGCACCTCACACAATTGAGCTCGCGTCAATGTTTGCAATTCTAACGAGACTTGAGCCCACTAACAAGTGCGACTTAATAACGAAGTTAAAACTATATAACGGTGAAGAAGTCGTCGAAAAAGGAAAAACTAAGAAAATAGACGTTCAAGAACTGCGCGACGAAGCTAAACGTGAGGGAATGGATGGCATTTCTACGCGATTTATCATGAAGGCTTTAGACAATGCTCTTTCTGACAATATAGAGCATAACTGCATTCATCCACTAAACATGCGAGAGTCGCTAATCAATATGGTTAAAGCGGCCGATCTCCCCGAGGATACGAAAAAGTCCTATCTCGAGATCTTGAGAGACACCATACATAAGGAATATTTAGAAATCCTCGAGAAAGAAATAACAAAAGCTTTCGTCTACTCCTATCAAGAGCAGGCCGAAGCGCTATTTCAGCGATACCTCGACCATGCCGAGGCTTATGTAACTAAGACAAAAGTTAAGGATCGCAACACCAAAGAAGAACTAAATCCCGACGAGCCGTTCTTAAAATCGATCGAGGAGCAAATAGCAATCGTTGGCACAGCAGCGGACGGTTTTAGGCAAGAAGTAATTGCGTATTTGTGGTCCATTGGCCGCCGAGGCGAAAAGATTGACTTCGAGAGCTACGAGCCTCTTAAGGAAGCAATTGAGAAAAAGCTCATGACTAGCGTCAGAGACGTATCGCGCATAATTACTCGCGCGACGACGCGAGACTCGGAACAAAGCGAAAAATACAATGCTATGGTTCAGCAAATGATCGCTAATGGCTATCCGCCATCCTGCGTAGATGTGATTTTGAAATATGCTGCCAATCATCTGTGGAAAGATTAG
- the yhbH gene encoding sporulation protein YhbH, with the protein MGAIFRPHVSGDRRSDRSARDRQRHRQKIRNSIRDNIADIIAEESIIGHDRDKIIKVPIRSIKEYRFIYGENTPGVAQGNGDSKQGDVVQKGGDGQPDASGEAGNTPGVDAFETDITLDELVDIMFEDLELPDLQRKALKSIPSQREFKRRGYRKEGVRARLDKRRTARSRLRRKMAVTKTRDLKPQDNRRFPFHHDDMRYRHVTNDVTFQSNAVIMCIMDTSGSMGTVKKYLARSFYFLLYQFIRLKYQQVELVFIAHHTEAREVSEEDFFHKVESGGTYISSGYLKALEIIEARYHPSLWNIYAFHCSDGDNFYSDNERALNAARQLCDACNLFGYGEIKPSGSAYYSGSMLEVFAGIGKDNFHSIVIEKKEDLWDGFRSFLMKDTITRPVVAPTEGLKTG; encoded by the coding sequence ATGGGCGCCATATTCAGACCGCATGTTTCTGGAGACCGGCGCTCGGATCGCAGCGCAAGAGATAGACAACGCCATCGCCAAAAAATACGAAACTCCATTCGCGATAACATAGCAGACATTATCGCTGAAGAATCCATCATCGGCCACGATCGCGACAAAATCATTAAAGTTCCCATCCGTTCCATTAAGGAGTATCGCTTCATCTACGGCGAGAATACGCCTGGCGTGGCACAGGGTAACGGCGACTCTAAACAAGGAGATGTAGTGCAAAAAGGAGGCGACGGCCAACCAGATGCTTCCGGCGAGGCCGGCAACACTCCTGGAGTGGATGCCTTTGAAACAGATATTACTCTGGACGAACTAGTAGATATAATGTTTGAGGATCTTGAACTTCCAGACTTGCAGCGCAAGGCTCTAAAAAGCATCCCCAGTCAACGAGAGTTTAAGCGCCGTGGCTATCGCAAGGAAGGCGTGCGTGCGCGCTTAGACAAGCGCCGAACGGCGAGAAGCAGACTGCGCCGAAAAATGGCTGTAACCAAGACTAGGGATCTCAAGCCGCAAGACAACCGCCGCTTCCCCTTTCATCACGACGACATGAGATATCGGCACGTGACTAATGATGTGACTTTTCAGTCTAACGCCGTAATCATGTGCATAATGGATACGTCTGGTTCTATGGGAACGGTAAAAAAGTACCTGGCGCGCAGTTTTTATTTTTTGCTATACCAATTCATACGCCTAAAATATCAGCAAGTAGAGCTAGTGTTTATCGCCCATCACACTGAAGCTAGGGAAGTCTCCGAGGAAGATTTTTTCCACAAGGTTGAATCTGGCGGGACTTACATTTCTTCTGGTTACTTAAAGGCGCTTGAAATTATCGAGGCCCGCTATCACCCCTCGCTTTGGAATATTTATGCTTTTCATTGCTCGGATGGAGATAACTTTTACAGCGATAATGAGCGCGCGCTTAATGCTGCGAGACAGCTATGCGATGCGTGTAATTTGTTTGGATATGGGGAAATTAAGCCCTCTGGTAGCGCGTATTATAGCGGCAGTATGCTGGAAGTTTTCGCCGGCATAGGTAAGGATAACTTTCACTCAATAGTAATTGAGAAAAAAGAAGACCTCTGGGATGGATTTCGCTCGTTCTTAATGAAAGACACCATCACCAGACCAGTTGTCGCTCCTACGGAAGGTTTAAAGACAGGTTAA
- a CDS encoding SpoVR family protein yields MALTIAELQEWDEKIRALVNRFCLKCYPQEFEICDHFDMIGYMAYSGMPSRYAHWSFGKSYEKQKTLYDYGVGGLPYEMVINSNPCLAYLMRDNTDLLQILTIAHVYGHNDFFANNFYFTSVIDAKYVIEMFKNHASRIRGYMEDPSIGQDAVEHLIDSAHALSLQRSRNPGFKKLSHAEQQERVWRDAQPRVDEYSHLHPQSEYKQPDLRKIPLEPESDILRFITEHNSLLTEWEKDVLHIVDKESAYFIPQIETKIMNEGWASYWHHKILTELNLSQGLQLEFVVRHNQVLRPTPGGLNPYHLGFIIWKDIERRWNEGNTGREYKTEKPIENLSALDENDTPGRKMLFAVRESDRDVSFLRRFLTEEIVRDLDLFQHEKRGKERVITKVADEENWKSIKENLIKNVGMGSIPTILIHDADFEQKRILYLKHDHDGRDLQLEYAEHTLKHLRALWKRQVILESNINGRRSMLKLVGDTLKVERM; encoded by the coding sequence ATGGCATTGACAATCGCAGAACTGCAAGAGTGGGACGAGAAAATTCGGGCTCTCGTTAACCGCTTTTGCTTAAAATGCTACCCGCAGGAGTTTGAGATCTGCGACCATTTCGACATGATAGGCTATATGGCCTATTCCGGCATGCCTTCTAGATATGCCCACTGGTCGTTTGGCAAGTCTTACGAAAAACAAAAAACACTATACGACTACGGCGTTGGCGGCCTACCCTACGAGATGGTCATAAATTCTAATCCCTGTTTGGCCTATCTCATGCGCGACAATACAGATCTATTACAAATTCTGACTATCGCGCACGTGTACGGCCACAACGATTTTTTTGCTAACAATTTTTACTTTACGTCCGTCATCGACGCGAAATACGTAATTGAAATGTTTAAAAACCACGCATCGAGGATTCGCGGCTACATGGAGGATCCTTCTATAGGCCAGGACGCCGTCGAGCACTTAATAGATTCGGCCCATGCTTTAAGTTTGCAGCGTTCGCGCAACCCGGGTTTTAAAAAACTAAGCCATGCAGAACAGCAGGAACGGGTTTGGCGCGATGCTCAACCTAGAGTGGACGAATACTCACACTTGCACCCACAATCGGAATACAAGCAGCCAGATTTGAGAAAAATCCCGCTCGAACCAGAGTCCGACATCTTGAGGTTCATTACTGAACACAATAGTCTATTAACGGAATGGGAAAAAGACGTCCTACACATAGTCGACAAGGAATCGGCTTATTTCATCCCGCAAATTGAAACAAAGATAATGAACGAAGGGTGGGCTAGCTACTGGCACCATAAGATATTGACTGAGCTCAATCTCTCACAGGGGTTACAGCTAGAATTCGTCGTGCGACACAATCAAGTTCTTCGCCCAACTCCTGGTGGTCTAAACCCCTATCATTTGGGCTTTATCATCTGGAAGGACATAGAAAGGCGATGGAATGAAGGGAATACGGGGAGGGAGTATAAAACTGAGAAACCCATTGAAAACTTATCTGCACTCGACGAGAATGATACTCCAGGTCGAAAAATGCTTTTTGCCGTGAGAGAAAGCGATAGAGATGTGTCGTTCCTGAGACGATTTCTCACAGAAGAAATTGTTCGAGATCTTGACCTCTTCCAGCACGAGAAGCGCGGCAAAGAGCGGGTCATAACTAAAGTTGCAGATGAGGAAAACTGGAAATCAATAAAAGAAAACCTAATCAAGAATGTCGGAATGGGCTCTATACCAACTATTCTCATTCACGATGCTGATTTCGAGCAGAAGCGCATTCTCTACCTCAAACACGATCACGATGGCCGAGATCTTCAACTGGAGTACGCAGAACATACGCTAAAACACCTACGCGCCCTGTGGAAACGCCAGGTCATTCTCGAATCAAATATAA